From Clostridiaceae bacterium:
GAAGAGCTGTTGAACTGTTTAATGGCGCTGTAGCTTATGCTCCGGTACGTGTTGTGCAGGAAAAAAGAAAGGGAGTTTGGGAAGAACGGGAGCAAATACTGATTCCTGGGTATGTATTTCTATATTTGGAAGAGGAAGCAGACTTAAGTATTATTAGAGATTTAGCAGGAGCATACAAGATACTCCAGTATCAGACAGGCTTAAGGGAACTTGTTGGTTCAGATTATGAATATGCTTCCTGGGTGTACAAGCATAAAGGCAGGATAGGACCTTCTAAAGCACTGATAGAGGGAAGTATTGTTAGAGTAGTAGATGGACCACTATCAGATGGTATTGGTAAGATAATTAAATTGGATCGGCATAAGCGCCGGGCTTGGGTTGAATTTGATTTTGATGGAAAGATACAGAAGGTTTCGCTTAGCGTTGTAGATATAAACGTCCTGTAAGAATTGATCATCGACTCGTGCGTGTCAAGGGTTGCGGGACTTTATAGTGAAAAGGACAGGTAGTGTAAGGGAAGCTTACACGAAAGGGCGAAGCTATACATAAAGCTATACATATTGGTGGAAAAAAATGGAGATTGAAAATATAGTTATTAGATATAAAATAGAGAAAGAATTGTATTCTGTGAGGAGTGTTAATGGGGGATAAGATGTATTTTTCTAGCCCTCGTATGAGTGTTGAGGACTATGAAATGCAGTATATAAATAGATGTTTTTATTCAATTTTTTACCGAAAATTCTTATGAATATAAAGCTACTGGCGATGAGGATAAGTTCCTTACAAAACAATAGCTATTATGTTATTATCTTTAACTCATCAAGGTTTACATGATTTTATAGTTTACGATTAGAGGCATTATATGAGTGAAAAAAATAGAATTTATTTATCATCGCCAACAATGCATGGTGATGAACAGAAGTACATACAGGAAGCATTTGATACAAACTGGATTGCTCCGTTAGGCCCAAATGTTGACGGTTTTGAGCGAGAAATGGCGAAATATGTCGGAATTAAACATGCAGTAGCTTTAGTATCCGGCACATCCGCATTGCATTTAGCAGTGAAATTGGCCGGTGTCAAACCTGGAGATATTGTCTTTTGTTCAGATCTGACATTTGCCGCTACTGTAAATCCGATTACATATGAAGGCGGAATACAGGTTTTTATTGACTCCGAGAGAGATACTTGGAATATGGATCCAAGAGCTTTGGAAAAAGCATTTAAAAAGTACCCCACTTGTAAATGCGTGATTGTTGCTAATCTGTATGGTGTTCCGGCAAAGCTCGACGAAATTTGTTCTATTTGCGATGCTTACGGTGCAATTTTAATTGAAGATGCCGCTGAGAGTCTTTCCTCTACATATAAAGGTAAACAAACAGGTACGTTTGGCAAGTACGGAATTTTCTCGTTCAACGGCAATAAGATTATCACCACCTCTGGAGGAGGTATGTTGGTCAGCGACGATGAAGAAGGGATAAAAAAAGCTCGCTTCTGGTCAACACAATCGCGTGATCCTGCTCCTTGGTATCAACACAGCGAGATAGGCTATAACTACCGCATGAGCAATATTGTCGCAGGAATTGGGCGCGCTCAGCTCCTGCACCTAGATGAACATAGGAATTTAAAAGAAAAGATTTATCGTAGGTATGAATCCGGATTTAAAGGATTGCCGATTAAGATGAATCCCTATCTTGAATGTAGCCAACCCAACTTCTGGCTGAGTTGCATCACGATAGATAGAGGAGCGAATATATCACCTGAAAAAATACGATTGGCGCTTGAGAAGGAAAACATCGAGTCCCGGCCTATATGGAAACCAATGCACCTACAGCCGGTATTTTCAGGTTATGATTTTATTAGTGTGGAAGGTGACGTCGGAGGAGATATTTTCGGACGTGGTTTATGTTTACCCTCGGATATTAAGATGACGGTAGAGCAGCAAGATAGGGTAATAGAAGTAATTAGAAGTTGCTTTCTTATGTTTGCAGGAGGAATGTAAAATGTCAAAAGTAATCATTATTGGAGCAAGTGGCCATGGTAGAGTGATAGCTGATATTGTTCGTGCCTCTGGAGATGAAGTTCTTGGCTTCCTTGATGATGATTTGAGTTTGACTAATATACTTGGCTCAGTCGCTGATTCGAAAAAATATCCGAATTTAGAATTTATAATTGGAATAGGAAATGCAGAAATAAGGGAAAAAATATCTCGATTGCCTTTAAAATGGTATACTGCGATTCATCCAACTGCGGTAATTTCTCCAACGGCAGTTATTGGTGAAGGAACGGTTATAATGGCGAATT
This genomic window contains:
- a CDS encoding aminotransferase class I/II-fold pyridoxal phosphate-dependent enzyme, which codes for MSEKNRIYLSSPTMHGDEQKYIQEAFDTNWIAPLGPNVDGFEREMAKYVGIKHAVALVSGTSALHLAVKLAGVKPGDIVFCSDLTFAATVNPITYEGGIQVFIDSERDTWNMDPRALEKAFKKYPTCKCVIVANLYGVPAKLDEICSICDAYGAILIEDAAESLSSTYKGKQTGTFGKYGIFSFNGNKIITTSGGGMLVSDDEEGIKKARFWSTQSRDPAPWYQHSEIGYNYRMSNIVAGIGRAQLLHLDEHRNLKEKIYRRYESGFKGLPIKMNPYLECSQPNFWLSCITIDRGANISPEKIRLALEKENIESRPIWKPMHLQPVFSGYDFISVEGDVGGDIFGRGLCLPSDIKMTVEQQDRVIEVIRSCFLMFAGGM
- a CDS encoding acetyltransferase, encoding MSKVIIIGASGHGRVIADIVRASGDEVLGFLDDDLSLTNILGSVADSKKYPNLEFIIGIGNAEIREKISRLPLKWYTAIHPTAVISPTAVIGEGTVIMANSVINNGASVGRHCILNTASVVEHDSILFDYVHVSVGAKLGGTVSIGKRTWVGIGAVVSNNIFICGDCIIGAGSVVVKDINIPGTYFGIPAKLHIKE